In a genomic window of Thermoanaerobaculales bacterium:
- a CDS encoding four helix bundle protein yields the protein MNDPEVTMLDAPTNTGLIAHCKALEAAGVAIKLVLRLPAPLKPIADQVIRSASSVPANLAEGHGRTGRDRLQFWRIAYASAKEVDSHLRLLAATGAVSSSAAQVVLDHFDQVRAMVWRLINPKA from the coding sequence ATGAACGACCCGGAGGTGACCATGCTCGACGCCCCCACCAACACCGGCCTGATCGCCCACTGCAAGGCCCTCGAGGCTGCGGGTGTCGCCATCAAGCTGGTTCTGCGGCTGCCGGCACCCCTGAAGCCCATCGCCGACCAGGTGATCCGATCGGCGAGCTCCGTGCCTGCGAACCTGGCTGAAGGCCATGGCCGCACCGGTCGGGACCGGCTGCAGTTCTGGCGGATCGCCTATGCCTCGGCCAAGGAGGTCGACAGCCACCTGCGGCTGCTCGCCGCGACTGGAGCCGTCAGCTCCTCCGCCGCCCAGGTCGTTCTCGATCATTTCGACCAGGTGCGAGCGATGGTCTGGCGCCTCATCAATCCCAAGGCGTGA
- the prfB gene encoding peptide chain release factor 2 (programmed frameshift): MREDLMQRGTSEIERVERLRGYFDEESLTAQLAELDGQAQAPDIWSDQERARELMRRRAELQASVSTARSLREAADELEVLLEMAREDEAGALEELGAALGRLGPKLDRIELTTKMTGKHDLANAYLEIHPGAGGTESQDWAQMLERLYLRWCERRGFAVEVIDEQLGEEAGIKSATLLVKGPYAYGNLKSENGVHRLVRISPFDAQSRRHTSFASAHVYPEVDEEVDIAIEEKDLRIDRYCSSGPGGQGVNTTYSAVRLVHLPTGIIVTCQNERSQIKNLASAMKVLKARLYELELEKREQELDKLKGPKKEISWGNQIRSYVLQPYRMVKDLRTGHEVGDADRVLDGDIDGFIEAFLQAQAQQAAAT, translated from the exons ATGCGCGAAGACCTGATGCAACGCGGGACAAGCGAGATCGAGCGCGTCGAGCGCCTGCGGGGGTAC TTTGACGAGGAGTCGCTGACCGCCCAGCTGGCCGAGCTCGACGGCCAGGCCCAGGCGCCCGACATCTGGTCGGACCAGGAGCGCGCGCGCGAGCTGATGCGGCGCCGCGCCGAGCTCCAGGCGTCGGTGTCGACCGCGAGGTCGCTGCGCGAGGCCGCCGACGAGCTCGAGGTCCTGCTCGAGATGGCGCGGGAGGACGAGGCTGGCGCGCTCGAGGAGCTGGGGGCGGCGCTCGGCCGCCTCGGGCCCAAGCTCGACCGGATCGAGCTCACGACCAAGATGACCGGCAAGCACGACTTGGCCAACGCCTACCTCGAGATCCATCCCGGGGCCGGCGGCACCGAGTCGCAGGACTGGGCGCAGATGCTCGAGCGCCTTTATCTGCGCTGGTGCGAGCGCCGGGGCTTTGCCGTCGAGGTGATCGACGAGCAGCTCGGCGAGGAGGCCGGGATCAAGAGCGCCACCCTGCTGGTCAAGGGGCCCTACGCCTACGGCAACCTCAAGTCCGAGAACGGGGTCCACCGGCTGGTGCGGATCTCGCCCTTCGACGCCCAGTCGCGGCGGCACACCTCCTTCGCCTCGGCCCACGTCTACCCGGAGGTCGACGAGGAGGTCGACATCGCGATCGAGGAGAAGGACCTGCGGATCGACCGCTACTGCTCATCGGGGCCCGGCGGCCAGGGTGTCAACACCACCTACTCGGCGGTGCGGCTGGTCCACCTCCCGACGGGCATCATCGTCACCTGCCAGAACGAGCGCTCGCAGATCAAGAACCTGGCGAGCGCCATGAAGGTGCTCAAGGCGCGCCTGTATGAGCTGGAGCTGGAGAAGCGCGAGCAGGAGCTCGACAAGCTGAAGGGGCCGAAGAAGGAGATCTCGTGGGGCAACCAGATCCGGTCCTACGTGCTGCAGCCGTACCGGATGGTGAAGGACCTGCGCACCGGGCACGAGGTCGGGGACGCGGACCGGGTGCTCGACGGTGACATCGACGGCTTCATCGAGGCCTTCCTGCAGGCTCAGGCCCAGCAGGCGGCCGCAACGTAG
- the rocD gene encoding ornithine--oxo-acid transaminase has protein sequence MTKATQYIELEDRYGAHNYHPLDVVVARAEGAWVWDVDGNRYMDFLAAYSAVNQGHCHPRLVEAMVRQAGRVGLTSRAFRNDQLGPFCKEITELTGFARVLPMNTGAEAVETAIKAARKWAYKVKGVPDGQAEILVFEGNFHGRTTTIVGFSTEEDYRDGFGPFTPGFRVLPYGDADAVAKAMHANVAAILVEPIQGESGIVVPPEGFLRRLRQLADQHRALLVVDEIQSGLGRTGKLFAFEHEGVRPDIVIIGKALSGGMYPVSAILADDEVMGVFKPGQHGSTYGGNPLGLAVAREALRVLIDEGMVERSAELGDYFLGKLRAIRSPHIAEIRGRGLWIGIQLKPEAGGARRFCEALQREGLLCKETHATVIRIAPPLIITRDEIDWATERIAKVLTTL, from the coding sequence ATGACCAAGGCAACGCAGTACATCGAGCTCGAGGACCGCTACGGCGCCCACAACTACCACCCGCTCGACGTGGTCGTGGCGCGGGCCGAGGGCGCCTGGGTGTGGGACGTCGACGGCAACAGGTACATGGACTTCCTCGCCGCCTACTCGGCGGTCAACCAGGGCCACTGCCACCCTCGCCTGGTCGAGGCGATGGTCCGGCAGGCGGGCCGGGTCGGGCTGACGTCGCGGGCGTTCCGCAACGACCAGCTCGGGCCGTTCTGCAAGGAGATCACCGAGCTCACCGGCTTCGCCCGGGTGCTGCCGATGAACACCGGCGCCGAGGCGGTCGAGACCGCGATCAAGGCCGCCCGCAAGTGGGCGTACAAGGTCAAGGGGGTCCCCGACGGGCAGGCCGAGATCCTGGTCTTCGAGGGCAACTTCCACGGCCGCACCACGACCATCGTCGGCTTCTCGACCGAGGAGGACTACCGCGACGGCTTCGGCCCCTTCACGCCGGGCTTCAGGGTCCTGCCCTACGGTGACGCCGACGCGGTGGCGAAGGCGATGCACGCCAACGTCGCCGCCATCCTGGTCGAGCCGATCCAGGGCGAGTCCGGGATCGTGGTGCCGCCCGAGGGCTTCCTGCGCCGGCTGCGCCAGCTTGCCGACCAGCACCGGGCGCTGCTCGTGGTGGACGAGATCCAGTCCGGCCTCGGCCGCACCGGCAAGCTGTTCGCCTTCGAGCACGAGGGCGTGCGGCCGGACATCGTGATCATCGGCAAGGCGCTGTCGGGCGGCATGTACCCGGTGTCGGCGATCCTCGCCGACGACGAGGTGATGGGGGTCTTCAAGCCCGGCCAGCACGGCTCGACCTACGGCGGCAACCCGCTCGGCCTGGCCGTGGCGCGCGAGGCGCTGCGGGTGCTGATCGACGAGGGCATGGTCGAGCGCTCGGCCGAGCTCGGCGACTACTTCCTCGGCAAGCTGCGGGCAATTCGCTCGCCGCACATCGCGGAAATCCGCGGCCGCGGGCTGTGGATCGGAATCCAGCTCAAGCCGGAGGCGGGCGGCGCGCGGCGCTTCTGCGAGGCACTCCAGCGCGAGGGCCTGCTCTGCAAGGAGACCCACGCCACCGTGATTCGGATAGCGCCGCCGCTGATCATCACCCGCGACGAGATCGACTGGGCGACCGAGCGCATCGCCAAGGTGCTGACCACGCTGTGA
- the ettA gene encoding energy-dependent translational throttle protein EttA yields MAPAKRDEPNKVIYSMVGVGKVHGKKQVLKDISLGYFYGAKIGVIGLNGSGKSTLLKIMAGVDTEHLGEVACSPGYSVGYLEQEPRLDPGKTVLDVVREGMGEAAELLRRFEEIGERFAEPLDDDERAALLERQGEIQERLDALGAWDLDSRLELAMDALRCPPGDTPIKVLSGGELRRVALCRLLLQQPDILLLDEPTNHLDAESVGWLEQHLKRYEGTVIAVTHDRYFLDNVAGWILELDRGHGIPWKGNYSSWLEQKQERLRREQKSESERQKTLQRELEWIRMAPKARHAKGRARVTAYQQLLDARPEEVARELEIYIPPGPRLGDVVIESRGLSKGYGDRLLIDDASFTIPPGAIVGVIGANGAGKTTLFRMIVGEEAPDAGSLRLGDTVQLAYVDQSRAALDPGKTVFDVISDGLDEISLGRVKVNARAYCGKFNFAGGDQQKRVSELSGGERNRVHLARMLKSGANVLLLDEPTNDLDVNTLRALEDALDRFAGSAVVISHDRWFLDRIATHILAFEGDSALDLFEGNFTEYEEWRRSALGDEATRPHRISYRRLTR; encoded by the coding sequence ATGGCCCCGGCCAAGAGGGACGAGCCCAACAAGGTCATCTACTCGATGGTCGGGGTGGGCAAGGTCCACGGCAAGAAGCAGGTACTGAAGGACATCTCGCTCGGCTACTTCTACGGCGCCAAGATCGGCGTCATCGGCCTCAACGGCTCCGGCAAGAGCACGCTGCTCAAGATCATGGCCGGGGTCGACACCGAGCACCTCGGCGAGGTCGCCTGCTCGCCGGGCTACAGCGTCGGCTACCTCGAGCAGGAGCCGCGGCTCGACCCGGGCAAGACCGTGCTCGACGTCGTGCGCGAGGGGATGGGCGAGGCGGCGGAGCTGCTGCGCCGGTTCGAGGAGATCGGCGAGCGCTTCGCCGAGCCGCTCGACGACGACGAGAGGGCGGCGCTGCTCGAGCGCCAGGGCGAAATCCAGGAGCGGCTCGACGCGCTCGGCGCCTGGGACCTCGACAGCCGGCTCGAGCTGGCGATGGACGCCCTGCGCTGCCCGCCCGGCGACACCCCGATCAAGGTCCTGTCCGGCGGCGAGCTGCGCCGGGTCGCGCTGTGCCGGCTGCTGCTCCAGCAGCCCGACATTCTGCTCCTCGACGAGCCGACCAATCACCTCGACGCCGAGTCGGTGGGCTGGCTCGAGCAGCACCTCAAGCGCTACGAGGGCACGGTCATCGCGGTCACCCACGACCGCTACTTCCTCGACAACGTGGCGGGCTGGATCCTCGAGCTCGACCGCGGCCACGGCATCCCCTGGAAGGGCAACTACTCATCGTGGCTCGAGCAGAAGCAGGAGCGGCTGCGGCGCGAGCAGAAGAGCGAGAGCGAGCGCCAGAAGACGCTGCAGCGCGAGCTCGAGTGGATCCGGATGGCGCCCAAGGCGCGGCACGCCAAGGGCCGCGCCCGCGTCACCGCCTACCAGCAGCTGCTCGACGCGCGGCCCGAGGAGGTGGCGCGGGAGCTCGAGATCTACATCCCGCCCGGGCCGCGCCTCGGCGACGTCGTCATCGAATCGCGCGGGCTCTCCAAGGGCTACGGCGACCGGCTGCTGATCGACGACGCCTCGTTCACGATCCCGCCGGGAGCGATCGTCGGCGTGATCGGCGCCAACGGCGCCGGCAAGACCACGCTGTTCAGGATGATCGTCGGCGAGGAGGCGCCCGACGCCGGCAGCCTGCGGCTCGGCGACACCGTCCAGCTCGCCTACGTCGACCAGAGCCGCGCCGCCCTCGACCCGGGCAAGACCGTGTTCGACGTCATCTCGGACGGCCTCGACGAGATCTCACTCGGCAGGGTCAAGGTCAACGCACGCGCCTACTGCGGGAAGTTCAACTTCGCCGGTGGCGACCAGCAGAAGCGGGTCTCCGAGCTGTCCGGCGGCGAGCGCAACCGCGTCCACCTGGCGCGGATGCTCAAGTCGGGCGCCAACGTGCTGCTGCTCGACGAGCCGACCAACGACCTCGACGTCAACACCCTGCGGGCGCTCGAGGACGCGCTCGACCGCTTCGCGGGCTCGGCGGTCGTGATCAGCCACGACCGCTGGTTCCTCGACCGGATCGCCACCCACATCCTCGCCTTCGAGGGTGACTCCGCCCTCGACCTCTTCGAGGGCAACTTCACCGAGTACGAGGAGTGGCGGCGGTCCGCCCTCGGCGACGAGGCGACGCGGCCGCACCGGATCAGCTACCGCAGGCTGACCAGGTAG
- a CDS encoding sulfatase-like hydrolase/transferase, whose product MNGDRPDPGSRARRGRRRLGLAVAAVLAVEAAALIGCRGGPAAPGKRWPAGRGDAAGFNLLVVTLDTVRRDRLGCYGDRDAVTPTLDRLAAEGVRFDDAVTSVPLTLPAHATILTGLYPPNHGARANGKGRLPPERVTLTETLRDRGYDTAAFVGAFVLDARFGLDQGFEVYDFEVSRQGFRDTMPDYNERAADHVTDAALAWLHDRPVSGKPFFAWVHYFDPHLPYTSPLAREAEFAGRPYDAEIAFVDRQLGRLLDGLADAGQLDRTVVVAAADHGESLGEHGEDTHGMLLYDATIRVPLILWCPALFGGGHVDTRAVGLVDVRPTVEDLLGLPLTAPCDGGSLLDAEQGGDRAVYLETREPLDLAGWSPLYGLRTRTHKLIDGPVPRLFDIAADPTESRNLHGAGLAVEARLSGELATRRQGFGAGEPAERLLTDEELERLRSLGYAVGGSEPPSAQPVDPESMMPLLALSGRAEQLYLARELPEAERVARQVLERWPTSPHALRVLAFSLLKTGRAEEAVAELRAAVARHPDAFLVRSLAQVLILEQEYAAAESVLALYATLDPRDGRVEMLRGDVLARQQRNAEAAAAYRRALALDPNRVGPAARERIAALDPGT is encoded by the coding sequence ATGAACGGCGACCGACCGGACCCGGGCTCTCGTGCGCGCCGCGGCCGCCGCCGGCTGGGGCTCGCCGTGGCGGCGGTCCTCGCGGTCGAGGCGGCGGCGCTGATCGGCTGCCGCGGCGGGCCAGCCGCCCCTGGGAAGCGCTGGCCGGCCGGCAGGGGGGACGCCGCGGGCTTCAACCTCCTCGTCGTCACCCTGGACACCGTCCGTCGCGACCGGCTCGGCTGCTACGGCGACCGCGACGCCGTCACCCCGACCCTCGACCGCCTCGCCGCCGAGGGGGTGCGGTTCGACGATGCCGTGACCAGCGTACCGCTGACCCTGCCCGCCCACGCCACCATCCTCACCGGCCTCTATCCTCCCAACCACGGCGCGCGGGCGAACGGCAAGGGCCGGCTGCCGCCCGAGCGCGTCACCCTGACCGAGACCCTGCGCGACCGCGGCTACGACACCGCCGCCTTTGTCGGCGCCTTCGTCCTCGACGCCAGGTTTGGGCTCGACCAGGGTTTCGAGGTCTACGACTTCGAGGTCAGCCGCCAGGGCTTTCGCGACACCATGCCCGACTACAACGAGCGGGCCGCGGACCACGTCACCGACGCCGCGCTGGCCTGGCTCCACGACCGGCCCGTTTCCGGCAAGCCCTTCTTCGCCTGGGTCCACTACTTCGATCCCCATCTCCCCTACACCTCGCCCCTGGCGCGGGAGGCTGAGTTCGCCGGCCGGCCGTACGACGCCGAGATCGCGTTCGTTGACCGGCAGCTCGGCCGGCTGCTGGACGGCCTCGCCGACGCCGGGCAGCTCGACCGGACGGTGGTGGTGGCGGCCGCCGATCACGGCGAGTCGCTCGGCGAGCACGGCGAGGACACCCACGGCATGCTGCTCTATGACGCGACGATCCGGGTGCCGCTGATCCTGTGGTGCCCGGCGCTGTTCGGCGGCGGGCACGTCGACACGCGAGCCGTGGGCCTGGTCGATGTCCGACCGACGGTCGAGGACCTCCTCGGCCTGCCTTTGACCGCGCCCTGCGACGGCGGCAGCCTGCTGGACGCGGAGCAGGGCGGTGACCGTGCCGTCTACCTCGAGACTCGTGAGCCCCTCGATCTGGCCGGCTGGAGCCCGCTCTACGGTCTGCGGACGCGGACGCACAAGCTGATCGACGGCCCGGTTCCCCGGCTGTTCGACATCGCAGCCGACCCGACGGAGTCCAGGAACCTCCACGGCGCCGGGCTTGCGGTCGAGGCCAGGCTGTCGGGCGAGCTCGCCACGCGGCGTCAGGGGTTCGGCGCCGGCGAGCCGGCCGAGCGGCTGCTCACCGACGAGGAGCTCGAGCGGCTGCGCTCTCTCGGCTACGCGGTGGGCGGGAGCGAGCCGCCGTCGGCACAGCCGGTGGACCCCGAGTCGATGATGCCGCTGCTCGCGCTGAGCGGCCGCGCCGAGCAGCTCTACCTGGCGCGCGAACTGCCGGAGGCGGAGCGGGTCGCCCGGCAGGTGCTCGAGCGGTGGCCGACCTCGCCGCACGCGCTGCGCGTGCTCGCCTTCAGCCTGCTCAAGACCGGGCGGGCGGAGGAGGCGGTCGCGGAGCTGAGGGCGGCGGTGGCCCGGCATCCCGACGCCTTTCTCGTCCGCTCGCTCGCCCAAGTCCTGATCCTCGAGCAGGAGTACGCAGCGGCGGAGTCCGTGCTGGCGCTCTACGCGACCCTCGATCCACGCGACGGCCGGGTCGAGATGCTGCGGGGGGACGTCCTCGCCCGCCAGCAGCGCAACGCCGAGGCGGCCGCCGCCTACCGCCGCGCCCTGGCCCTCGACCCGAACCGGGTCGGCCCCGCGGCCCGCGAGCGGATCGCGGCCCTCGACCCTGGCACCTGA
- a CDS encoding HAMP domain-containing sensor histidine kinase, protein MTRARSVTLKHLAVTVLVVVLVNAQLTWWIIFVLRENRTRLQLERERMVAAAEREAGRIARRLERAEAALRTALAAGSPALAAAPPEPFASWSFSEQACARQWTVSLEGLALRLPAGTGCLTAAAGAAAAGQLLSVAPAVEVMPVIPGARAGESAPAVAVEGAPSIEVRPAAGPWHEALSGYRHRILMMVTEGTFFAIMLLVLVALLWRTLRREAELERQHRNFLSAITHELKSPLASMRLALETVLSGRADEAAGRRFLGNALQDAERLRDLVQKVLETTRYGQGSDALRQRQADLGVVVARAVEAVRSRVESAGGEVTCRLEGPVCAAIDEEALAIVVSNLLENAVKYGGRCPRISVRLAREGGRAVLEVSDTGEGIPADAAPFVFDMFYRAGDELSRTSQGTGLGLYLVRQIVHAHRGTVGIASTGPEGTTIRVELPGAVLKEDGP, encoded by the coding sequence ATGACCCGGGCGCGATCGGTCACCCTCAAGCACCTCGCCGTCACGGTGCTGGTGGTGGTGCTGGTCAACGCCCAGCTCACGTGGTGGATCATCTTCGTGCTGCGCGAGAACCGCACCCGGCTGCAGCTCGAGCGCGAGCGCATGGTCGCCGCCGCCGAGCGCGAGGCCGGCCGCATCGCGCGGCGGCTCGAGCGGGCCGAGGCCGCGCTCCGCACCGCCCTGGCCGCCGGGTCGCCGGCCCTGGCCGCGGCGCCGCCCGAGCCGTTCGCCTCGTGGTCGTTCTCCGAGCAGGCGTGCGCCAGGCAGTGGACCGTCAGCCTGGAGGGGCTGGCCCTCCGGCTGCCGGCCGGGACCGGCTGCCTGACGGCGGCCGCCGGCGCGGCAGCTGCCGGGCAGTTGCTGTCGGTGGCCCCGGCCGTCGAGGTGATGCCGGTGATACCAGGCGCCCGAGCCGGGGAGAGCGCACCCGCAGTGGCGGTCGAGGGCGCGCCTTCGATCGAGGTCCGGCCTGCTGCCGGGCCGTGGCACGAGGCGCTCTCCGGCTACCGCCACCGCATCCTGATGATGGTCACCGAGGGGACCTTCTTCGCCATCATGCTGCTGGTGCTGGTCGCGTTGCTGTGGCGCACGCTGCGGCGCGAGGCCGAGCTCGAGCGCCAGCACCGCAACTTCCTCTCGGCGATCACCCACGAGCTGAAGTCGCCGCTCGCCTCGATGCGGCTCGCGCTCGAGACGGTGCTGTCGGGGCGGGCCGACGAGGCCGCGGGCCGGCGCTTCCTGGGCAACGCGCTCCAGGACGCGGAGCGGCTCCGCGACCTTGTCCAGAAGGTGCTCGAGACCACCCGCTACGGGCAGGGATCGGACGCCCTGCGCCAGCGCCAGGCCGACCTCGGCGTGGTCGTGGCGCGCGCCGTCGAAGCGGTGCGGTCGCGCGTCGAGTCTGCCGGCGGCGAGGTCACGTGCCGGCTCGAGGGGCCGGTCTGCGCGGCCATCGATGAGGAGGCGCTGGCGATCGTGGTCTCCAACCTGCTCGAGAACGCGGTCAAGTACGGGGGCCGCTGTCCGCGCATCTCGGTCCGCCTGGCGCGCGAGGGCGGCCGCGCCGTGCTCGAGGTGAGCGACACCGGGGAGGGGATCCCCGCCGACGCGGCGCCGTTCGTCTTCGACATGTTCTACAGGGCGGGAGACGAGCTGAGCCGGACCAGCCAGGGCACCGGCCTCGGCCTCTACCTGGTCCGGCAGATCGTGCACGCGCACCGTGGTACAGTCGGCATCGCCTCCACCGGGCCTGAAGGTACGACCATTCGAGTCGAGCTGCCCGGCGCCGTGCTCAAGGAGGATGGGCCATGA
- a CDS encoding response regulator transcription factor, whose amino-acid sequence MKKHILIVEDEEHLADALSHNLQFEGYATTLAFDGDEGLRAAQAIQFDLVILDIMMPKLDGLEVCRRLRATGNRVPILFLTAKSTDSDRLLGLKLGADDYLAKPFLLEELMLRVQGIFRRQDWYATPPEQQEVFRFGDNEVNFRTFEATAGGRTVQLTEKECMLIKLLVERRNQVVSREEILERVWGYRFSTSSRTIDNFIVRLRRYFESDPKRPSFIQSVRGVGYRLSVGPD is encoded by the coding sequence ATGAAGAAGCACATCCTGATCGTCGAGGATGAGGAGCACCTGGCCGATGCGCTGTCCCACAACCTCCAGTTCGAGGGCTATGCCACGACGCTCGCGTTCGACGGCGACGAGGGGCTGCGGGCCGCGCAGGCGATCCAGTTCGACCTCGTCATTCTCGACATCATGATGCCGAAGCTCGACGGGCTCGAGGTCTGCCGCCGGCTGCGGGCGACCGGCAACCGGGTGCCGATCCTCTTCCTCACCGCCAAGTCGACCGACTCCGACCGGCTGCTGGGCCTCAAGCTCGGGGCCGACGACTACCTGGCCAAGCCGTTCCTGCTCGAGGAGCTGATGCTGAGGGTCCAGGGTATCTTCCGGCGCCAGGACTGGTACGCCACCCCTCCGGAGCAGCAGGAGGTCTTTCGCTTCGGCGACAACGAGGTCAACTTCCGGACCTTCGAGGCGACCGCCGGCGGACGCACCGTGCAGCTGACCGAGAAGGAGTGCATGCTGATCAAGCTGCTCGTCGAGCGGCGCAACCAGGTGGTGTCGCGGGAGGAGATCCTGGAGCGCGTATGGGGCTACCGCTTCTCGACGTCGTCGCGGACCATCGACAACTTCATCGTGCGGCTGCGGCGGTACTTCGAGAGCGATCCCAAGCGGCCCTCGTTCATCCAGTCGGTGCGGGGCGTGGGCTACCGCCTGAGCGTCGGGCCCGACTGA